The proteins below are encoded in one region of Sporosarcina sp. FSL K6-1508:
- a CDS encoding DUF309 domain-containing protein, producing the protein MERTDYMHPYHHPLFVNFIVYFNRNQDYFECHEVLEEYWKSIPDSDKDHPLTAYILLATGMYHWRRGNKPGASRTLNKAMTKFPTFLANYPKYTEEIDFDQLVYDVTKAVNRLEQDLPFESFPITILSANVTDLASKLEQSMTLLPFGSDAVIHKHMLRDRTDILREREEKKKGRR; encoded by the coding sequence ATGGAAAGGACTGATTACATGCATCCGTATCATCATCCGCTGTTCGTAAATTTTATTGTTTATTTCAATAGGAATCAAGATTATTTTGAATGCCACGAAGTACTGGAGGAGTATTGGAAGTCTATTCCTGACAGCGATAAAGATCACCCGTTGACAGCCTATATCCTCCTTGCGACAGGAATGTATCATTGGCGTAGAGGCAATAAACCAGGAGCATCCCGTACACTTAACAAAGCAATGACAAAGTTTCCGACTTTCCTTGCTAACTACCCTAAATACACGGAAGAAATTGATTTTGACCAATTAGTTTACGATGTTACAAAAGCAGTCAACCGTTTGGAGCAAGATCTGCCATTCGAATCGTTCCCCATCACTATCCTATCAGCTAACGTTACTGACCTGGCTAGTAAGTTGGAACAATCTATGACACTTCTACCATTCGGCAGTGATGCTGTCATTCATAAACATATGCTCAGAGACCGCACTGATATTCTTCGGGAACGCGAAGAAAAGAAGAAGGGCAGACGTTAA
- a CDS encoding phage tail fiber protein — translation MNHMSVYLKNKVLTDNLRTTPVYVALFAGETEVVSVGYTRQSATFTAPVDGQTTNEVDILFPIATSLWGDITQIAVYDALTVGNQLFKSPAEFIKTIDVSSQYKVPKNYLIIRLK, via the coding sequence ATGAATCATATGAGCGTGTATTTAAAGAATAAAGTTTTGACCGATAACCTACGGACTACGCCTGTCTACGTTGCATTATTTGCAGGTGAAACAGAGGTTGTCAGTGTAGGTTACACAAGGCAATCCGCAACATTTACCGCACCTGTGGACGGTCAAACAACGAATGAAGTTGATATCCTATTCCCAATCGCTACTAGTCTATGGGGCGACATCACACAAATAGCAGTCTATGATGCGTTGACGGTAGGTAATCAATTATTTAAATCACCCGCTGAGTTTATTAAAACGATTGACGTTTCTAGCCAGTATAAAGTACCTAAAAACTATCTGATAATCAGATTAAAGTAG
- a CDS encoding helix-turn-helix domain-containing protein, with product MEIRFKLKEVLNERGITQKDLAERTGLRANAISEMVNNQRSTINREHAAIVANALEITDMNTLFKFDDR from the coding sequence TTGGAGATACGCTTCAAATTGAAAGAAGTCTTGAATGAACGAGGGATTACGCAAAAGGATTTAGCAGAACGAACGGGGTTGCGAGCTAACGCAATAAGTGAAATGGTGAATAACCAACGTTCTACTATTAATAGAGAACATGCAGCTATTGTAGCGAACGCATTAGAAATCACTGATATGAATACCCTTTTCAAGTTTGACGACAGATAA
- a CDS encoding phage holin produces the protein MDDKLKQNIALFGGWLSAVLLFLGTLNVKFEWFNQESIDAFVVVLIAAVPFFLIIYGVWKNTYLVRKRAKEQERLLKHRGLK, from the coding sequence ATGGATGACAAACTAAAACAAAATATAGCGCTATTCGGGGGATGGCTATCAGCTGTCCTTTTATTTTTGGGTACACTTAACGTGAAATTTGAATGGTTTAACCAGGAGTCAATTGACGCTTTCGTTGTCGTGCTCATTGCGGCCGTACCGTTCTTTCTCATTATCTATGGCGTGTGGAAGAATACGTATCTAGTAAGGAAGCGAGCAAAGGAACAGGAACGTTTGCTGAAACATCGGGGGTTGAAATAA
- a CDS encoding baseplate J/gp47 family protein yields MVETEQQIHERMMYNTDDEQDKSTGNFIWDANMAIAIEASILQEEIEYVESLIDIENLEGDELSRFVYTRTGISRKLATKSVTTVIISGAEGSVISKGMLVGTDSLNFTVLDDAVMPTSGSVTVSVQAESFGVIGNVPTNSINRFPVSISGLVDVYNPNPVTNGFEAETDEDLTQRYFDKLQRPGKAGNKFHYEQWAKEVVGVGGVRVLPRWAGPLTVKVVIIDSNQQVADDELRLKVFDHIETERPFGADVTVVSATGVPVNISVALTLLPDYLEPIVIATIKKNVSDYLNLLAFKTTFVSYARIGAEIIASEGVQDYQNLLVNLGTANIPIGNEEVAIMGGINE; encoded by the coding sequence ATGGTTGAAACCGAACAACAGATACATGAAAGAATGATGTATAACACGGACGACGAGCAGGACAAGTCCACAGGCAATTTCATCTGGGATGCGAATATGGCGATAGCGATTGAAGCATCAATATTACAAGAAGAAATAGAATATGTCGAGAGCTTGATAGACATCGAGAATCTTGAAGGTGATGAACTTTCGCGGTTCGTTTACACACGTACTGGCATTAGTCGTAAACTGGCAACGAAGTCAGTCACCACGGTTATTATTTCAGGAGCAGAAGGTTCGGTTATATCTAAAGGGATGTTAGTTGGTACTGACTCATTAAACTTCACGGTATTAGATGATGCGGTGATGCCTACATCGGGTAGCGTTACGGTATCGGTACAGGCTGAATCGTTCGGTGTAATCGGAAATGTCCCCACCAATTCTATTAACAGATTCCCTGTTTCAATCAGTGGGCTAGTGGACGTATACAATCCCAATCCAGTAACAAACGGTTTTGAAGCCGAAACGGATGAAGATCTAACGCAACGCTATTTTGATAAACTACAACGTCCAGGTAAAGCAGGAAACAAATTTCACTACGAACAATGGGCGAAAGAGGTTGTGGGAGTTGGTGGCGTTCGTGTGCTTCCTAGGTGGGCAGGTCCACTAACTGTAAAGGTTGTGATAATTGACAGTAATCAACAGGTTGCAGACGATGAATTACGATTGAAAGTGTTTGACCATATTGAGACAGAACGACCATTCGGGGCTGATGTAACGGTGGTAAGTGCTACTGGTGTTCCTGTTAATATATCTGTCGCATTAACGTTGTTACCTGACTATCTTGAACCTATCGTAATCGCAACGATCAAAAAGAACGTATCAGACTATTTAAATTTACTAGCTTTCAAAACAACGTTTGTCAGTTATGCAAGAATTGGTGCAGAAATCATTGCGAGTGAGGGCGTACAAGATTATCAAAACTTACTCGTCAATCTAGGTACTGCAAATATTCCGATTGGCAATGAAGAAGTGGCAATTATGGGAGGTATAAACGAATGA
- a CDS encoding XkdQ/YqbQ family protein produces the protein MAHELWLIKGSTMTNITPLVGSIGWRGNMDELGDELSFNVAFSDVEFFPKNPCDIGDMVMLKNEGKEITRGIIVDEQKSGRSPVDYTSFDFAFYLNKSESTYQFSKMAADQCIRKILGDFGIAIGNIVSIPVPITKIFPGKKPSDIIKEILEIAEQKLGIKYLMEMRQGKFFIEKQKDLIITAKFTLGDKSYNATDAIMNPSRSRSISDMVNSIQVVGNNDKIVLNKDDDVMIKKYGKIQKVITLDQEEKKSAKEVAENELKLLSKLTEEISIDLIGDDNVRAGRLFKVVEPITGIDGTYLIKDVDHSIENGIHKMSLNLEVQNG, from the coding sequence ATGGCACATGAATTGTGGCTTATAAAAGGCTCAACAATGACGAACATTACACCTTTGGTTGGTTCAATTGGTTGGCGCGGTAATATGGACGAACTAGGGGACGAGTTATCATTCAATGTTGCGTTTAGCGATGTTGAATTCTTCCCTAAAAACCCATGTGACATAGGCGATATGGTCATGCTAAAGAATGAAGGTAAAGAAATCACAAGGGGTATTATTGTGGACGAACAGAAAAGTGGAAGAAGTCCAGTAGATTATACTTCTTTTGATTTTGCGTTTTACCTAAATAAGTCTGAATCGACCTATCAGTTTAGTAAAATGGCTGCTGACCAATGTATTAGAAAGATACTAGGTGACTTTGGCATTGCTATAGGTAACATTGTTTCGATACCCGTACCCATTACAAAGATATTCCCTGGTAAGAAACCGAGTGACATTATTAAAGAAATACTTGAAATAGCTGAACAGAAATTAGGTATAAAATATTTGATGGAAATGCGACAGGGTAAGTTCTTTATTGAAAAACAGAAGGACTTAATAATCACTGCTAAGTTTACATTAGGCGATAAAAGTTATAACGCCACTGATGCAATTATGAACCCTAGTCGAAGTCGGAGCATATCGGACATGGTGAACTCTATACAAGTTGTCGGGAACAATGACAAGATAGTACTAAACAAAGACGATGATGTGATGATTAAAAAATACGGTAAGATTCAAAAGGTTATTACACTGGATCAAGAAGAAAAGAAATCAGCTAAAGAAGTTGCAGAAAATGAACTAAAACTATTGTCCAAACTGACCGAAGAAATCAGCATTGATTTAATCGGTGATGATAATGTACGCGCTGGACGATTATTCAAAGTGGTTGAGCCGATAACGGGTATTGACGGAACTTATTTAATCAAAGATGTAGACCACAGTATCGAGAACGGTATACACAAGATGTCACTGAATTTGGAGGTGCAGAATGGCTGA
- a CDS encoding segregation/condensation protein A produces MTYQVKLEAFEGPLDLLLHLINRLEIDIYDIPMAELTGQYIEHLQAMRVLQLDELSEYLVLAATLIEIKSKMLLPVHEGEEFDDDFDFDTEDDPRDELVARLIEYKKYKEAAISLKESADVRSGHFTKPPEDLTEFGEIVGSESDESLNVFDLIGAFQKMLNRKRLKAPMTASISKTEVSVSEKMDEIMAMLERGGGKCEFHSLFERGETTDLVITFLSLLELMKRRDIIVKQASNFEELTVSFRREEV; encoded by the coding sequence ATGACATATCAAGTGAAATTAGAGGCTTTTGAAGGGCCACTAGATCTATTATTGCATTTAATCAACCGACTTGAAATTGATATATACGATATTCCGATGGCGGAATTGACAGGGCAGTACATAGAACACCTTCAAGCGATGCGCGTACTACAATTGGATGAATTGAGCGAATACCTTGTTTTGGCAGCCACGCTTATAGAAATTAAGAGCAAAATGCTTCTGCCAGTACATGAAGGGGAAGAATTCGATGACGATTTCGACTTTGACACTGAAGACGATCCGCGTGATGAGCTGGTTGCACGTCTAATTGAATATAAGAAGTATAAGGAGGCGGCAATTAGTCTGAAGGAATCTGCCGATGTACGATCCGGTCATTTTACTAAACCGCCCGAAGATCTTACGGAGTTTGGTGAAATTGTGGGGAGTGAGTCGGATGAAAGTTTGAACGTTTTCGATTTGATTGGTGCATTTCAAAAGATGCTGAATAGAAAACGCTTGAAAGCGCCAATGACGGCCAGTATATCGAAAACAGAAGTGTCCGTCAGTGAAAAAATGGATGAAATTATGGCAATGCTAGAAAGGGGCGGCGGCAAATGTGAGTTTCATTCCCTGTTTGAAAGGGGAGAGACAACAGATTTAGTCATAACCTTTTTATCTTTGCTTGAGTTAATGAAACGGCGGGATATCATTGTTAAACAGGCTAGTAATTTTGAAGAACTAACAGTGTCATTCCGACGGGAGGAAGTGTGA
- a CDS encoding peptidoglycan recognition protein family protein: MVVIDIRNVTPRTNGTRKESAIKKIARHHSATPTGSWEAFWPYWNKTKGWGTGGYHEIILRNGDVQLCYDPVEITNGIGNHNTNTYHICVVGDGSFTDAQEKTFDERCKLAMKRFGLPVADVLGHNEFSGTSTSCPGINMTIVRARLGKGGTVVADTQTPIKKEDEKLKFSSPTLKKETETSLVSKAHRQIIVDAAVKAGAHTSWTDKLENNILTDADVLGLAVKYTVAVNK, encoded by the coding sequence ATGGTTGTCATCGATATTCGAAACGTAACACCTCGGACTAACGGAACCAGGAAAGAATCAGCCATTAAAAAGATTGCCCGTCATCACTCTGCTACGCCAACAGGTAGCTGGGAAGCATTCTGGCCATACTGGAATAAAACAAAAGGTTGGGGAACGGGTGGTTATCACGAAATCATTCTGCGAAATGGTGACGTACAACTTTGTTATGATCCTGTTGAAATTACTAACGGGATTGGTAACCATAATACGAATACTTACCATATCTGTGTTGTTGGCGACGGATCCTTTACAGACGCGCAAGAAAAAACGTTTGATGAACGGTGTAAACTTGCCATGAAACGTTTCGGATTACCTGTTGCAGACGTATTAGGTCATAACGAGTTCAGTGGCACATCTACATCATGCCCAGGCATTAATATGACGATAGTTCGAGCTAGGTTAGGGAAGGGGGGAACCGTGGTTGCAGACACACAGACGCCCATCAAAAAGGAGGATGAGAAATTGAAGTTTTCAAGCCCGACTTTAAAAAAGGAAACAGAAACCTCTTTAGTGAGTAAAGCGCATCGTCAAATCATTGTAGATGCAGCTGTGAAGGCAGGGGCTCATACATCATGGACTGACAAGCTAGAAAATAATATACTCACAGACGCGGATGTATTGGGGTTAGCGGTTAAATATACTGTTGCGGTAAATAAATAA
- a CDS encoding helix-turn-helix domain-containing protein has protein sequence MVFEYLSAYATFESVADMDKSVEDHIAAHYFNLTESERAIVFKLASRSLMYPGASHLKAETIADQVGVSTKTVYRSIKKLAELGIIEKVPGTKLNGIKGASIYKILPFDNNVPSEVSQRTTVDEVNNDVASPPQSENQSLESFNLLSSKQANNIISVGDELALQAEEKKEYMNDWQVALFDFMHSLPMKDELKDELHKVVLSSEINDARDFVRAKDVLLNIVRDINEGILTISTTLRAVYKGAHSKFVERRSNMEVDTSSVEDKASNVRPVPFYNWLVERDDRPQYRSSKPTIENWLLW, from the coding sequence ATGGTATTTGAATATTTATCAGCATACGCAACATTTGAATCAGTAGCAGATATGGACAAGAGTGTGGAGGACCACATTGCAGCACATTACTTCAATTTAACAGAATCAGAACGTGCCATCGTTTTCAAGCTCGCCTCACGTTCATTAATGTATCCAGGAGCCTCACATTTAAAAGCTGAAACAATTGCGGATCAAGTTGGTGTTTCTACTAAGACGGTATATCGATCAATTAAAAAGTTGGCCGAACTAGGCATCATCGAAAAAGTACCTGGTACAAAGTTAAATGGAATCAAAGGGGCTAGCATCTATAAAATTTTACCTTTTGATAATAATGTCCCATCGGAAGTGTCTCAACGGACGACAGTCGATGAGGTCAATAACGACGTGGCTAGTCCTCCACAATCTGAGAATCAATCACTAGAATCTTTTAATCTTTTAAGTTCTAAACAAGCAAATAATATTATAAGCGTCGGGGACGAATTAGCTTTGCAAGCTGAAGAGAAAAAAGAGTACATGAACGACTGGCAAGTAGCGCTGTTTGATTTCATGCACTCATTGCCAATGAAAGATGAATTGAAGGATGAGCTGCACAAAGTTGTATTGTCATCTGAAATAAATGATGCGCGTGATTTCGTTCGTGCTAAAGATGTTTTGTTGAATATTGTACGTGATATTAATGAAGGAATACTTACGATATCGACTACATTACGAGCGGTGTATAAAGGGGCACACAGCAAGTTTGTAGAGCGTAGGAGTAATATGGAGGTTGATACGTCATCTGTGGAGGACAAGGCTTCAAATGTGCGTCCTGTGCCGTTCTACAATTGGTTAGTTGAGCGTGATGATCGTCCACAATATAGGAGTAGTAAACCAACTATCGAGAACTGGCTTTTGTGGTAA
- a CDS encoding DUF2634 domain-containing protein has protein sequence MSNLPEITELEFGEVEFEEELEPIGKTFLYDFDKGDFVMRGGKLVELFELDSLKMWILKIMKTESFRFRIYEETVYGTSIESLIGSSLPRAYIEAEIAREVTESLLLSPYINRLEGWQFERDGKWMRINFKVISPMYNTFDMEVSI, from the coding sequence ATGAGTAACCTACCAGAAATCACGGAATTAGAGTTTGGCGAAGTAGAATTTGAAGAAGAATTGGAACCCATCGGTAAAACATTTCTCTATGATTTTGACAAAGGCGATTTTGTTATGCGGGGTGGAAAGCTAGTGGAGTTATTCGAATTAGATTCATTGAAAATGTGGATATTGAAAATCATGAAGACTGAGAGTTTCCGTTTTAGAATCTATGAGGAAACCGTTTATGGTACTAGCATTGAATCACTAATTGGTTCATCTTTACCACGCGCTTATATTGAAGCAGAAATCGCAAGAGAAGTGACTGAATCCCTGCTGCTTAGTCCGTACATTAACAGACTGGAAGGTTGGCAGTTTGAGCGTGATGGGAAATGGATGCGGATAAACTTTAAAGTCATATCACCTATGTACAACACGTTTGACATGGAGGTGAGTATTTAA
- a CDS encoding phage tail protein: MQKTAKLGLNKPDLTDYVNISDLNENMDVLDEAVGNAEDGLTTHLADDASTTKKGHVQLSNNTNSDSETLAVTPKALKSHVTDYVKHPGYGSTTGVNAYNLTLTNAPPALVEGMGVVIKIGSNATGNCTLNVNGLGAKSILKSDNTVVKDLKAGAVYTLRYNGTSFILQGEGRGVSNVADKIIKADKFQSSFEDGVSYRILNKSIFKYEHKTGTLLYTYDFSNIISAQFNTWYQVVSYSSEGVVISTDRAGNNLTGLFRENGTLFKMFGHNPPPTAHNTGHWIASDKVYSKTLTSAQILRYNDNFTFLEYIIQNTLNVGGISRIAFKKNDEQDELMIIFTNESEYQITPVIGSTTVKKIIFNGLFAMIECFGQLED; encoded by the coding sequence TTGCAAAAGACAGCAAAACTGGGTTTGAATAAACCCGACTTGACGGATTACGTTAACATATCGGATTTGAATGAGAACATGGATGTTTTAGATGAAGCGGTAGGAAATGCAGAGGATGGTCTTACGACGCATTTGGCGGATGATGCGTCAACTACGAAAAAAGGACACGTACAATTATCGAATAATACGAATAGTGACAGTGAGACTTTAGCGGTGACACCGAAAGCTTTGAAATCGCATGTCACAGATTATGTGAAACATCCGGGATATGGATCGACCACTGGAGTAAATGCTTACAATTTAACGCTAACTAATGCTCCACCTGCACTTGTAGAAGGAATGGGTGTTGTGATTAAAATAGGTAGCAATGCAACAGGTAACTGCACATTGAATGTGAATGGATTGGGAGCTAAATCCATTTTAAAATCTGACAATACGGTCGTTAAGGATTTAAAGGCAGGAGCGGTTTACACCCTCAGGTATAATGGTACGTCTTTTATCTTACAGGGTGAAGGGAGGGGAGTAAGTAATGTTGCCGACAAAATAATTAAGGCAGATAAGTTTCAATCATCTTTTGAAGATGGTGTGTCTTACAGGATACTTAATAAAAGTATTTTTAAATACGAGCACAAGACTGGCACACTTCTCTATACTTATGACTTTTCCAACATAATTAGCGCTCAATTTAACACTTGGTACCAAGTTGTTTCTTATAGTTCGGAGGGTGTTGTAATCAGTACTGATAGAGCCGGAAATAATTTGACTGGTTTATTCAGAGAGAATGGAACATTGTTTAAAATGTTTGGTCATAATCCGCCACCAACAGCGCATAATACTGGTCATTGGATAGCTAGTGATAAAGTGTATTCTAAAACACTTACCAGTGCTCAGATTTTAAGATATAACGACAATTTTACATTCTTAGAATATATTATTCAAAACACTTTAAACGTTGGAGGGATAAGTCGTATCGCTTTTAAAAAGAATGATGAACAAGATGAATTAATGATAATATTCACCAATGAATCCGAATATCAAATCACGCCAGTAATTGGCTCTACGACTGTAAAAAAGATAATTTTCAACGGATTATTCGCTATGATAGAATGTTTCGGACAATTGGAAGATTGA
- a CDS encoding putative phage tail protein, whose amino-acid sequence METETEQSVQGIAVEYSGVINEVITSLKAQGVKVVQSPVIMQTKTEMIVSIVVSERDYKTEMLKHLPLYERKSGTFIQILTAADREFRNIEQRLSVAKRNMFLDTAIESLPIFERDLAIETVNNLRYDQRREQIISRFISAFDQTTEETIKRVAGAYSNGVVEVAPTSVDGVYEIRFIGTRGVPNNMTGLKKALDIIIPAHLGLTYIFTFAPWEDLVNQTWGSVAGKTWNDLRVWEGVI is encoded by the coding sequence ATGGAAACCGAAACAGAGCAAAGTGTACAAGGTATAGCAGTTGAATATTCAGGTGTGATTAATGAAGTAATTACCTCATTAAAAGCACAAGGCGTTAAAGTCGTACAGTCACCTGTAATCATGCAAACAAAAACAGAAATGATTGTGAGTATTGTAGTTTCTGAACGAGATTACAAGACTGAAATGTTGAAGCATCTACCACTGTACGAACGCAAATCCGGTACATTCATTCAGATTTTGACTGCTGCTGATAGAGAGTTCAGGAATATTGAACAACGTTTATCAGTAGCTAAACGGAATATGTTCCTAGACACCGCTATTGAATCACTTCCTATCTTTGAACGTGATTTAGCGATTGAAACGGTGAATAATTTACGTTACGACCAGCGTAGAGAACAGATTATTTCAAGGTTTATTTCCGCATTTGATCAAACCACGGAAGAAACAATCAAGCGAGTTGCGGGAGCATATTCAAACGGTGTGGTTGAGGTTGCTCCCACAAGTGTCGATGGTGTTTACGAAATTAGATTTATCGGCACACGCGGTGTACCTAACAATATGACAGGGTTGAAAAAGGCGTTGGATATTATTATTCCCGCACATCTAGGATTGACGTATATTTTCACGTTTGCACCGTGGGAAGATTTAGTTAATCAGACGTGGGGTAGTGTAGCGGGTAAAACATGGAACGATTTAAGGGTATGGGAAGGAGTGATTTAA
- a CDS encoding DUF2577 family protein, protein MAEKDGLTELAKLFKNNENKTMPSITTGIVEALPPNPVIRLSPKIAPDKTQLIFASNLISGYERKIKFTDTDCGLTTTENDGGMNAGSHNHGIELLEVDTLMQWTDTLAIGDEVIVIPVMDSQMYYVIDKAVKFE, encoded by the coding sequence ATGGCTGAAAAAGATGGGTTGACGGAACTGGCTAAGTTGTTTAAAAACAATGAAAACAAAACAATGCCTTCAATCACAACTGGAATAGTCGAAGCGCTACCTCCTAATCCAGTGATTCGGTTAAGTCCGAAGATTGCGCCTGATAAAACACAATTGATATTCGCATCTAACTTAATTTCTGGATATGAACGAAAGATTAAGTTTACCGATACTGATTGTGGGCTAACCACGACAGAAAATGATGGTGGTATGAATGCTGGTTCGCATAATCATGGGATTGAACTATTAGAAGTCGATACCCTTATGCAGTGGACGGACACGCTAGCAATAGGTGATGAGGTTATCGTGATACCTGTAATGGATAGTCAAATGTATTATGTGATTGACAAGGCGGTGAAGTTTGAATGA